AGCGAAAACCTTACGGATACGTGCATTTCAAAAAACATCGCGGTATCATCGCTGTGCGCAATCCTAAAATTGAATCAGATAAAATAACGGTGAAATTATCGCCGGATTTTGGTCTTTGTCCTCATGCGGCATCTCTCGTGCTGGAGCGCGTTTATCCCACGCGCTGGATTTCCCCTGAACTTTATTCTTCCGGAGGACAGGTTACTTTGCCGCTTTCGGGTTTTGAAACGGCTGTCTATGAAATTTATCCGCTGGAAGAAGCGACCGAGCCATTGCTGGCAGGGGCAGTTTTTGACACGGAAAGTGAAGGCGAGAATTTCAAATTTACGATTCGGGAATCTGGTGAAAATGTGCGATTATTGAATCCCGAAAAAGTGGCGGAAATTCAGATTAGTGGAGAGAAGATTTCACTGTCAGATTTTCCCGAAAAAATTAGCGCGACTGATTTTCAGGAACCAAAACACGATTTTCAGGTGAAAAATAGTCACGGGAAATCTCGCATCCGCTTAAATTTATCGCTCCCGGAAACATTTGAGAGAGCCACGTTGGCGCTGTTGGTTGAAAATCAGGTTCAGGACAAAAAAGCATTTTTGCCAGAAGTGAAAGTGAAACTGAACGGCAAAAAAGTCCAGCCAAAAATTGAGAAGCAAAAAGGTCGCTGGGCATGGTTCAAAGTTGCTGTAAAATCAGGCGACAGCAAAATCGATTTGCAAATTCAATCCGGGAAAAAGAACAAACGTCTGAATGCCAGCGCTTCGCTCTGGTTGATTGGATTTCAGCAAGGTTCAGGCGAAAAATTGCAAATCAAAATGGCAAAAGCGCCAGAACCAAGACCCATGCCGCCAATGCCATGGGAAAATGGGTTAATTAAAAAAGTTCAGAAGATATGTTCTTTTCAGATGAAATAAGTAATAAGATTACTCAGTTTGTGTAAAATAGAACGCGGATTCACGCGGATTTAGCGGATTTTCACGGATTTTTCTTTCAAAAAATTTTAAGAATTCAGAAAGATCATCCGAAAAGAAAAACAAAAAGAATCAGTGCTAATCCGTGTTATCCGTGTCATCCGCGTGCTATAAATAGTTTATCAAAATTCTAAAGTCATTATTAGAGCCACAAACATTTTTTGAAAAAACTGAGTAATCGTTTAGATAAACAAACCACCGGAGGTTTTTTCATGCGGCAAAAGCATCTGTTTTTCGTGTTAGCGCTTATAGGACTCGTTTTTCTCACCTGTGCGCAATTGAAATTGGTCAAGAAAAAGGGAAAGGAAGAAATGGCACAAGAAGCTCGATTATACGGAGTCATTCCGAAGCCGGCAAAATTGAAAAAAAAGGATGGCACTTTTCGCCTGACGCCGGAAACGAAAATTTTTATTGATTCAAAAGATGAGAAAATTAACTACGTCACAGATTTCATCAAAACGCAATTTGGCCCGGCGACGGGATTCGATTTTCCGGTCGAAACAACAATCCCGGAGCAAATTCCTGCAGGTGCGATTTTGTTGAAAACAGGAGTGCATGATAAAAAATTGGGAGAAGAAGGTTACCGGCTTCGCGTGACGGAAAATTACGTAGAAATTTCCGGGAACACTGCAGCCGGAGTCTTTTACGGTGTGCAGACTCTGCGGCAATTGCTGCCAGTGAGAATCGAACATAAGACAAAAGTGAGCGGAGTCGATTGGGTTGTTCCCTGCTGCGAAATAGAAGACACGCCTCGTTTCACCTGGCGCGGCGCTCATCTGGACGTGTGCCGTCATTTTTTCCCGAAAGACTATGTAAAAAAATATATCGACATTCTGGCGATGCACAAGTTAAATACTTTCCACTGGCATTTGACTGAAGATCAGGGCTGGCGAATTGAAATCAAAAAATGGCCTAAATTAACGGAAGTGGGTGCCTGGCGCGCGGATCGTGAAGGGATTACCTGGCACGATCGTGAACCTCAAAAACCCGGGGAGCCGGCAACTTACGGCGGATTTTACACCGAGGAAGAAGTGAAAGAAATCGTGGCTTACGCGGCGAGCCGTTTCATCAACGTGGTTCCGGAAATTGAAATGCCGGGCCACGCACGCGCTGCGCTGGCAGCTTATCCTCAATTTTCCTGCACCGGCGGGCCTTTTACGGTAGTCACTGGCGGCTATTGGCCCATTACAGATATTTATTGTGCAGGGAACGACAGTACTTTTATTTTTCTGGAACAGGTTTTAGATGAGGTGATGCAGCTTTTTCCTTCGAAATATATTCACATTGGCGGCGATGAGGCGAACAAAGAAAATTGGAAAAAATGTCCTAAATGCCAGCAGCGAATAAAGGACGAAGGTCTGAAAGATGAACATGAATTGCAAAGTTACTTCATTCAACGCATCGAAAAATATTTGAACAGCCGGGGACGAATTTTGATTGGCTGGGACGAAATTTTAGAAGGTGGCTTGGCGCCAAACGCGGTTGTCATGTCCTGGCGCGGCATGGGCGGCGGAATTGCCGCTGCCAACGCGGGCCACGATGTAGTGATGTCGCCGACCTCCTACTGCTATTTTGATTACTATCAGGCGAAAGAAGGCGAGCCCGAAGCGATTGGCGGATTTTTGCCGCTGGAAAAGGTCTATTCCTTTGACCCGATCCCGCCAAAAATTGATCGCGACAAAGAACATCACATTTTGGGTGCGCAGGCAAATGTCTGGACAGAATATATCGCGACACCGGAGTACTGCGAGTACATGCTGCTGCCGCGATTGTGCGCGCTGGCGGAAGTTGTGTGGACGCCGAAAAAATTGCGCGATTATGATGATTTCACGCTGCGCATGCAGAAACATTACTGGCGGTTGACCGAAGCGAGAATTAATTTTCGCGTGCCGACCCCCATTGGCTTTGGCGGCAGACAGGTGATTTTCGGTAAGACAAGTGTGGAAATGACAAATCCGCTGACTGATGCAAAAATATATTACACTCTGGACGAATCCGAACCAAACCCGATGTCCAACGTTTACCGTGAGCCGATAGTGATTTTTAGAGATGCTGTGGTTAAAGCGCGCACGATCATGCGCAATGGCAATCGCAGTCCGGTAGCGACTGCTCACTATTTTTTAGTTGATAGAGAAAAAAATGGTATGGAATATCTTTGCTACAAAGGGAAATGGGATTCACTACCCGATTTTTCCAAATTGAAATCGGTGAAAAAGGGGAAATGTTATTTCTTCGATGTTAA
This sequence is a window from Calditrichota bacterium. Protein-coding genes within it:
- a CDS encoding family 20 glycosylhydrolase; this translates as MRQKHLFFVLALIGLVFLTCAQLKLVKKKGKEEMAQEARLYGVIPKPAKLKKKDGTFRLTPETKIFIDSKDEKINYVTDFIKTQFGPATGFDFPVETTIPEQIPAGAILLKTGVHDKKLGEEGYRLRVTENYVEISGNTAAGVFYGVQTLRQLLPVRIEHKTKVSGVDWVVPCCEIEDTPRFTWRGAHLDVCRHFFPKDYVKKYIDILAMHKLNTFHWHLTEDQGWRIEIKKWPKLTEVGAWRADREGITWHDREPQKPGEPATYGGFYTEEEVKEIVAYAASRFINVVPEIEMPGHARAALAAYPQFSCTGGPFTVVTGGYWPITDIYCAGNDSTFIFLEQVLDEVMQLFPSKYIHIGGDEANKENWKKCPKCQQRIKDEGLKDEHELQSYFIQRIEKYLNSRGRILIGWDEILEGGLAPNAVVMSWRGMGGGIAAANAGHDVVMSPTSYCYFDYYQAKEGEPEAIGGFLPLEKVYSFDPIPPKIDRDKEHHILGAQANVWTEYIATPEYCEYMLLPRLCALAEVVWTPKKLRDYDDFTLRMQKHYWRLTEARINFRVPTPIGFGGRQVIFGKTSVEMTNPLTDAKIYYTLDESEPNPMSNVYREPIVIFRDAVVKARTIMRNGNRSPVATAHYFLVDREKNGMEYLCYKGKWDSLPDFSKLKSVKKGKCYFFDVKKIRPQNDSFGIVFKGYFNLKRKAKYTFYLNSDDGSKLFIDGKLVVDNDGKHGAKEASGDIALRSGMHKFEVHYFDYRGNEMLEVYLKAPGIAKRKVRPSEIFMGK